Within Channa argus isolate prfri chromosome 4, Channa argus male v1.0, whole genome shotgun sequence, the genomic segment ATGCATGTTAATTGAAAATATATGCGTCTCTgcgtgggtgtgtttgtgttgtgtataGACCCGTCAAGTGTGACTGACTGCACCAAAATTTACAACTTCCTGTACCTTTCATTTTACAACTCCTCTCCCTCTCATTGGTGGATACAGACTTCCCCTCTTAGATCTGGCTCTCTGTTATGTCTTCTCTAATAGCcagaatgtttatttttccactATGCTACTCGCCTGCTGTTTATTGTTCTATGCCAGCTCTTAACGTGTGGTGGTCAAACTACACAGGGCTCAGTTACTGCTCCACATGTGCCTCCATACAGACACGACACCTAGGCCTTATACACTACAAGCAGATCGCTTTCATTGCACCCCATACTCTCATACACATGATGTGACTGATGTGGAAGAGCTCCAGTAGATGCATGTGTCAAATCGTGTGTCTGGTTTTGTGGGTCTATACTTTATTCTCTTAGTTGACCCTACAATCTCTGACGAGTCACTGAGACACCCTCTGTGGTCCTCAAGAACATAAAACAGATACAGCAATTATGTTATTGTTGGGCTCAGCTTCTCTTGAGTCTGTCACTGGCCTGTTTGCCTGCTAGAATCATCAGCACTACTGGCACTGTGTTTACTAGATGGCAGTTCTCCATGTGGAGCCAGTGATTCACTGCCCCCTCCCACCCCTCTACTcactccttccctccctctgtctcactctctgtctttctctctctgataTGGGAGTTTGCTGGGAACAGACCAAGTTTATGACCCAGTTAGTCTTAATCAAAACAAGGCACAGAAGAgggagcaagacactgaaagacAAAGTGTTCTTTGTCATGGCCTGTTCTTTTGTTTACTCTCACAACCAGTGCATATCTATTTTTAGACATATTGTATGGGCAGAAAATGTCTGTTATAAAGTCTTGAAGATCTGTGGCTTTACATATTGTTGAATGCAACCACACACAATGGTCAGGGTAATGAACTTGTGCGTAATGAGCCATCTTTCTATTAAGACAAGTAGAGCAGCTAAGTTTCGCTGCCTTGTTGTGTAATTTTGGCCACATTAGCCTCACAATACTGTAGGTCTTCTACACCCACAGAGGGACCTATTCTGTGTTTTCATCATGGCAAATAAACTGTCACACTGAATAATTCCTCAGTGCTAATGATTTTATTAGAGTTTATTCTTTTTGCTACATTTACTACCTTAATTATAACCACATAAAGGGAAATATTTGCAATTCTTACATCAACACTTCAAGACCTGAGGGGCTGGACTTAACTTTGTAGGGTAATTGATTTAGCTGTCATTCCTGATCGGAGTGAATTGTCTGTTATAGTTGAGAGGATTTGGGGAAGTTGAAAGATAAAATTCTGCATTGTGTGACACAACTTTTATATCATACGTgagctggagaaaaaaaaaaacatctctatGCTTAACTACAATCCCAGAATGTCCAGAACATTAACTAGCTTAGCTGTATACTGGTTAACACAGTAAAACTATATCAGCATTGATGGAACATAATATGTCACCTTGATCAACCTCACCAACCCTTTGCTGTTTCACAGAAACACCTCCCAAAAGGAATGAAGTGGAAACAACAGAATGCTACCAGGGCAAAGGAGAGGGCTACAGGGGGACGGTAGACATGACACCCACTGGATTCATCTGCCAACGCTGGGACTCACAGTATCCTCATAACCACACATTCCTACCTCAAGCCTACCCCTGCAAGTGAGTCAGACACTGACATAAAACAGCTATCACTTATATTTGAGAACATAACTGAGGtactttctctgtgttttccaggGACCTGAAAGAAAACTACTGTCGGAATCCAGATGGCCAAGAATTCCCCTGGTGTTTCACTATGGACCCGAGAGTACCCAAAATGTTCTGCACCAACATCCCTCAGTGCGGCACCCAAAACAAGCCTGTCAGCGGTAAGAGTCTCAACAGCTTTATTTGACACTCAAAACAGAAATTGCAAAGCCGATTTTCTGTATATCCGGAGCAGCATTTTCAGAAGCAGCATctgcattttcatattttgtagaCCATGGAGTTCACAGGGATCGCACATATTGGTCTATAACCACATTTGCTCTGTCCCTGTGGAAAACTGTAGCCCTATAGGACTGTGGGAAGGACTGTCCACCAAGCCTCACATAAACGAAATCTGACAGCAGCTCAGGACTGTCAGGTCTCACTGGACAGTGAAAGATGGAATAGAGGGGAATAAAGCTGGGTGGGAATCTTTCTGGGGCAACAAgagatttagaaataaaacaagtaGATCTATGGTTGAGTACACAAATTCAACTGTACCAAAGTATCTTGGGGATACTTCTTTGAGGTTTTGGTCTTGGGATTATAAACCCTCTCTGAGGTTGTGTTGCAGTCTAGCCGGGGGGCTAAATACATTCTTATATAGAAATGAGATACAGTTTGACAGGCagcttttaaaatcaaatttataAGTCATGTTTTTCTGCCATCATTGTGGATAAATTGTTTGTATCTCTAGCTCAGCATCTTTTGATCCAGCCACGACCATCAAAAGTTAtgactaaaatattaaataaaatattacatattttgtatatgttttttcttaCCGACTGGTCCATACTTTTTTGTTGTACAATAATATTGCATTTCAAAGAATGCAAAAAAGATTATTGTGGTGATGCAAGTTTATAGAAACTTTAGAACAAcactgaattaaattaaattactgctgattataattttttttccaagttgtttttgtttctatagACATGGAcctaattttattttctcttattttttctcTAGACTGCTATCATGGCTTTGGAGAGAATTACCAAGGAGAGCAGTCAAGGACTAGATCAAACCTGATCTGTGCTCCATGGACAAACCACAGCAACAGGTcaggccatttttttttttttacttaataagTTTCCCAAACTCCACTATGATgtacaaaacagaaatgcaccATCAATAAGCCGCAGTGTCTCACTAAAAAAGAGGTCACAATGTCACACAGCCTACAAGAGTCTAACAAAGTGTagagtttttttaaagagctctATGGGATCAGCGCAAACCACTGAAGATGAGCAGGAAACATGTAAATTTTATGGGTTTCAACGCAAGAAAAAATTCTTGAGAGGTTAACTCTGTGTGATACAAGCTTGTGCATGTCAGCTTCAGAGTGCGGCAGAATGTACTTGTGTTTTTCAAGAAACATGTGTGTGAACCTGAGATGTGGTGGTTAGTGAAGGTAGGTGCCCTCTTGACCTCTAGTTAAGTCTTATTGTTGTTAGCAGTTCAAGTCAGGCCTCTTGATTCTCAGAGGAGAAACCGGCTCCTGCGGGTGCCGTGACTGGGCTCTAAAGCATCTCCTAATAGCTACAAGTGTTTCCCTGAAGATGACCTAACTCAGCAGGAATGACTGCCAATGATAACTTGGCTGGGGGATATACACTTCACTCCTCACCTTTGACCCCAAATCCCTCCTTTGTAAGAATACTTCAAAGCCAATCAGCTCCACCGCTCAGCTCCTGCCCAAGGGGAAAAAGTCAGGGCTGGGGAGTCACAGTTAGAGCTGGCTGTTATGCTGGCTGTTAGAAGTACAAGATACACAAACACGCATTTGAAAATATGTATCGTTCTGATTTGTCTTGCTTTTCTCTCAAAATTCCCCACCTTATCGATCAAGGATTTAGTGTGGGAAAgaattttgtttgtggttttcaAAATCTTACGCAAATGCACTTGTGTGGGATATGACTGCATCAGCATATATTAAACATGTGAGTGTAGGTGGGTGCGTGCTGTCTCAGTGAGTAATTCCTTCACAGATGACCTTCTTATCTTGTCTGGGAGAAGGGAGCCTACACAGCTGTGTCGTTTGACTGTCCAGATCCTATCCATCTAAATTTGTTCAGGTCTTACTGATAGTTGTAAATCACCAGCAAATCCCTTTTCGCTTTTTGATGTACAGCTGAATTATTCGACtaaacaggaataaaaaaaattgtatttgggGCTTACTGAGTGTTGATAAAGAAGTAACTTTTagatcttttttgtttgtgtatttgtccaGTGGCGAGAGGGGCATGCTGATGGTTGGCCTCGAGGGAAACTACTGCAGAAACCCAGATAAAGATAAACATGGTCCCTGGTGCTATACCAACAACTCAGCCATTCCTTGGGACTACTGCAATGTAAAACCATGTGAGTGCatggatgtactgtatgcagATCTTCACAGATACACATCccgacacacagagaaaaagccaGTGATACGGTTTGTCATACTCACCGAATTAAGCTCGTGATAGTGTAGACTTGGTTACAGTGTGGTTGTGTTTTGCTCATAGTACGCACAAATACACACGCGtgcgcacacaaacactttgtttGCAGTGTGTAGATCTGTCTACACTTGCATGTTAGTGTGTGTCAGAAGAGATTTACAACTCATCaggaaggagagaagagggTTCTTTCTAATGATTTCCACATGGACCAAAAGCCAGAGGCatcatgaatgtgtgtgtgtgtttttgcgtTAGCCTGTCTTCTATCATGATTCTTTTACAGTGTCATTGTTTATACATCAAAACCATGCAGCTATGCATAGAGGTTCTGGCTCATAAAAATCGGTTTTATACCAATAAATTGCTTTGTATCCAGATAACAAATCTATACTATTTACCTTACTAACTTAACTAATCTCAAGctggaatacacacacacaacccccccaaattaaaacaaatgccaTGTCTTGATAAATGAAAGGGCCAACGCTGTATTGCCACCGTAAAATTTACACCACTGTGTGAGGTTGCCTCTTATCTTGTATCAGTTAATACTCCCTGATCCCTTGTTTGTCTCCTCTCTGCAGGTGATACTTCACAGAACACTATTCCAATGGGTGAGTGTCTCTGACAGCTCGTCTGTCTGTTTGCAAGTGGGCCGCCGATTTGTATTTGATAGCCTGCAAGGCAATTAATTGTGCTTCTAGTGGTTTCAGAACCTGATGAATTTAAATTCAAGAAGAAAAatcttttaacattaaaaagaaaaaaaaaagcctgagtAAAAGGTGATGCTATGCTGCACTGTGAAGGCTAATGGTAGAATGGCATAACTAATAATTATATCCATGTGACAATAAGTTAACAATGCAATTAACAGTCTTAATAAGTGCAGTTACAAAATGGAGGAAAATTGCATAATTAATTTGCTAGCAGTATgttgcaaattaaaatattttatgagtaGCAGGATAGCAGGAAAACATGATTATCCAGGCACTTTTATGTTCAGCTATTATGGTACATGATGCAGGACATTACGCTGTCATGGTTGCATCTGtttctgttagtgtgtgttgcCTGTTTGACTCATTCAAATGCAGACAACACCTTAATCTcctatacatacagtatagagTTCAAATGACCACCATGTGTTATGGTTAtggtttattattatattcaatAATTACCTTAACAAATGACCTCATCAGCATAACAGGTCTTGTTTCAGACATAATTATGATCGTGGAAGCTCATTAGGCGGTGCATGTGCCACTTGTATTCTGTGAGTGTCACCATTAAACAGCCACCAATATGTTACATTCAATTTATGTctcataaaatgtatattacaaACATGagctaaattaaaatatcagtgtatgtgtttctGCGTTTCTAGGTGAGCTATCCTCTGTGGGGTGCTTTGTCCATAAGAGAACCAGGATTGTAGGAGGAGGTCCAGTGAGCATATCGGACGGCAGCTGGATGGTCAGCATACAAAAAGGGTACAGTGGTGCATTTAATATCCCACGTCTTTGCCTGCACCACTGACAAACAGTTGACCATCCTGCCCATACCACTTGTTTTCCAGGTTCAGATGTTGTTTTAGAGACCTGTCCAATACATTTGCTCatgaataatttttattttattttttttgtatggtTTCAGTTACCGTAATTTTTCAGCAACtctaaagagaaacaaaattcttcTAATTACAAAACAAGTAACTCACCTGTTGTTGAAGCAATGACAATACATGTCATGTAATACATGCATCTCTATTTTAAGTTGTGCACAGCCCAGCACACAGTTTGCAACAAAGACACTATTGGAGCCTTTATAATTCTTGCCTACTGACTTAGATTGGTACTTTATCtatcatttgtgctttttgctCTCCAGGTCAGAGCACTGGTGTGGAGGTTCACTAATACGAGAGGAGTGGGTCCTCACTGACAGACAGTGCTTTTCCTCATGGTAACTTCATTGCTTTTTGTCggttaatttttcttttctgttgcttGAACCTTGAACTgtcagcacattttatttttatatatatatatatgtatatgtatatgtgtgtgtgtgtgtgtatgtgtatgtatatgtatgtatatgtatgtatgtcttgCTATATTTAGGCATTACTGACACTAATAAATTGCTGACCTGAACAGTCGGACCAAACCGATTAGTAGAGACAAATACATGCTGAATTGTTTATAAAGCATCAACTCTTTTGCCGTGTAGTGTTCCTGACCTCAGACAGTACCGGGTGTGGCTGGGAGTCTCTGATACTCGTGACACTCATGACTGGTCCAAGGGACAAGAAGTCAGCATATCTCATGTAATATGTGGTCCTGAGGGTTCCAGCCTAGCCCTCATCAGGCTATCTAAGTGAGTGCTTGGGAAAAATAAGTgtccgtttgtgtgtgtgtttgtgttttcatgagagagagggagatgttgatcctgttttatttttacgtGTTCATCACATTTGTCCAGGCCAGCCCTTCCAGCAGACAACGTCCACACGATTCAGTTGCCTGTGGCCGGGTGTTCCATCCCAGAGGGaacaatatgtaaaatgtatggATGGGGTGAAACCAAAGGTACTGATATTCTGGTCCTGAAGTCTCCGAGGCTTCCAATATATTTCACTTACATTAATTGTTTTCCCGAAGCAGTCCTGTAGGATTattctctatttttattttttaaaaaggtgaagtTCAATATTGTAActtgtataataataattgtttacTGTTTAGGCCATATGTTTCTCAGGCCTGATATACTGTAAAGACCATGGAAGGCTGATATTGTTTATGATATTGTTTCTAAAATATGCTTCGACATTTTTAGAAACCCTCAATCAATATAATAAAGCACTAgatattataatatttagtgTATTTATAATAAGACTTTTAACTCTTCAAGGCACTGGCCATGACGACATCCTAAAGGCAGTCGACTTGCCCATTGTCAGCAATGAGAGGTGTAGGGAGATGCACAGAGGGAGCATCCACATCACCAACAGCAAGATCTGTGCAGGAGGCAAGAGGAATGAAGGAGTG encodes:
- the hgfb gene encoding hepatocyte growth factor; the encoded protein is MWIYTLVCGLFLLSCTESRRNALQDYQKTDCIRLVSPDSSHLTKSRKLSLARCAKSCSRNKRLSFTCRAFLYDHQNRKCQWLSFDNNSHGVESQQDFNYQLYQKKDYVRECIVGTGQSYRGRRSVTVSGILCQAWASPFPHEHKFMSKRFRKKDLRENYCRNPDNSTVGPWCFTTDPRPHFRHQGCGIPQCSQVECMSCNGEDYRGPMDHTENGKECQRWDLDEPQKHLYHPKRYPDKGLDDNYCRNPDGRHRPWCFTTDPNTPWEYCNIKVCETPPKRNEVETTECYQGKGEGYRGTVDMTPTGFICQRWDSQYPHNHTFLPQAYPCKDLKENYCRNPDGQEFPWCFTMDPRVPKMFCTNIPQCGTQNKPVSDCYHGFGENYQGEQSRTRSNLICAPWTNHSNSGERGMLMVGLEGNYCRNPDKDKHGPWCYTNNSAIPWDYCNVKPCDTSQNTIPMGELSSVGCFVHKRTRIVGGGPVSISDGSWMVSIQKGSEHWCGGSLIREEWVLTDRQCFSSCVPDLRQYRVWLGVSDTRDTHDWSKGQEVSISHVICGPEGSSLALIRLSKPALPADNVHTIQLPVAGCSIPEGTICKMYGWGETKGTGHDDILKAVDLPIVSNERCREMHRGSIHITNSKICAGGKRNEGVCERDYGGPLVCQDGEIRVIVGVSIHGRGCARANQPSIFISVQYYTQWIYKVFKYYPNPQNI